The following are encoded together in the Microterricola viridarii genome:
- the flgB gene encoding flagellar basal body rod protein FlgB: protein MFDSVSFSAISSALDGLALRQRTIADNIANINTAGYTAKRVAFEGALASSIARGDGHADATTERSLEPTKLNGNNVNLDTETLSNIDTVLRFQFASRAIEGQFTSVRSAMRSN from the coding sequence GTGTTCGATTCCGTGAGCTTCTCCGCGATCTCCAGCGCTCTGGATGGCCTGGCCCTGCGCCAACGCACCATCGCAGACAACATCGCCAACATCAACACCGCCGGCTACACGGCCAAGCGGGTTGCATTCGAGGGCGCACTGGCCAGCTCGATCGCCCGTGGTGACGGGCACGCTGACGCCACGACGGAGCGCTCACTCGAGCCGACGAAGCTCAACGGCAACAACGTCAACCTCGATACCGAGACGCTCTCGAACATCGACACCGTGCTGCGCTTCCAGTTCGCCTCACGGGCGATCGAGGGCCAGTTCACGAGTGTGCGCAGCGCGATGAGAAGCAACTAA
- the fliE gene encoding flagellar hook-basal body complex protein FliE: MPIGPIDAIGAGAVQGVRPSGYIDQAAAPAASGGAGFATALSGAVENMQQVQTASSELSLRAVTGDLTDIHAATIASTRAQVTVELVAAVRNKGVDAFNEIMRMQA, from the coding sequence ATGCCCATCGGACCCATTGACGCAATCGGCGCTGGAGCGGTTCAGGGCGTGCGTCCGAGCGGCTACATCGACCAGGCCGCCGCACCGGCGGCCAGCGGGGGAGCCGGGTTCGCCACGGCGCTCAGCGGCGCCGTCGAGAACATGCAGCAGGTGCAGACCGCATCGAGCGAGCTCTCCCTGCGCGCCGTCACCGGTGACCTCACCGACATCCACGCCGCCACGATCGCGTCGACCAGGGCACAGGTGACCGTCGAACTCGTCGCCGCCGTGCGCAACAAGGGTGTCGACGCCTTCAACGAGATCATGAGGATGCAGGCCTAA
- a CDS encoding flagellar export chaperone FliS, translating into MKLIVTPETAAQPVDVTPPAAPAAGLAPVTPLGQLAGAAMPVPLRRPAAERGAADRAAQLNRDAVLSATPVRLLTMLYDRLLLDLNRAEQAQSVENWGVASEQLQHAQAILAELSGSLKLDVWDGADGLLALYTYVTNALVMANIHRDIARTRESIALLEPLRLAWHDAAAILPAGPSATGTGAIGIA; encoded by the coding sequence GTGAAGCTGATCGTCACCCCCGAGACTGCCGCACAGCCCGTCGACGTCACGCCCCCGGCCGCACCCGCAGCGGGCCTGGCGCCCGTCACCCCGCTCGGCCAGCTCGCCGGCGCGGCGATGCCGGTGCCGCTGCGCCGACCGGCCGCAGAGCGCGGCGCCGCCGACCGTGCTGCGCAACTCAACCGCGACGCCGTGCTGTCGGCGACGCCGGTGCGGCTGCTCACCATGCTCTACGACCGGCTGCTGCTCGACCTCAACCGGGCGGAGCAGGCGCAGTCGGTCGAGAACTGGGGCGTCGCGAGCGAACAGCTGCAGCACGCCCAGGCCATCCTGGCCGAGCTGAGCGGGTCGCTGAAGCTCGACGTCTGGGACGGCGCCGACGGCCTGCTGGCGCTGTACACGTACGTCACCAACGCCCTCGTCATGGCCAACATCCACCGCGACATCGCCCGCACCCGCGAATCCATCGCGCTGCTCGAGCCGCTGCGGCTGGCCTGGCACGATGCCGCGGCCATCCTGCCGGCCGGACCGTCCGCCACGGGCACGGGAGCGATCGGCATTGCCTAG
- a CDS encoding flagellar basal body rod protein FlgC gives MTFDAIGIAGSALNVHRKWLDAISDNIANINTVTSTDGAAFQERYVLAQEGADGGVFVAGTALGDAEGRMVHDPEHPLADANGYVRYPEIDLGAQMGQLIMAQRGYQANAAVVDRAKESYQAALQIGRG, from the coding sequence ATGACTTTTGACGCAATTGGAATCGCCGGCTCGGCCCTGAACGTGCACCGCAAGTGGCTCGACGCGATCTCCGACAACATCGCCAACATCAACACCGTCACCTCGACAGACGGTGCCGCGTTCCAGGAGCGCTACGTGCTCGCCCAGGAAGGTGCCGACGGCGGCGTCTTCGTCGCGGGCACCGCGCTCGGCGACGCAGAGGGCCGCATGGTGCACGATCCAGAGCACCCGCTGGCCGACGCCAACGGATACGTGCGCTACCCAGAGATCGACCTCGGCGCCCAGATGGGGCAGCTGATCATGGCGCAGCGCGGCTACCAGGCCAACGCCGCTGTCGTCGACAGAGCCAAGGAGAGCTACCAGGCAGCCCTCCAGATCGGACGTGGCTAA
- the fliF gene encoding flagellar basal-body MS-ring/collar protein FliF has product MPRQVTSALQRFTAGLREFTVAQRTIALLAVAVLVLGVAGLGIWLSRPSYAPLFTGLQAADASAIVEQLQSDSIQYQLSDGGSSILVPQDDVYAQRLKAAAAGLPSSSSGGYSLLDKMGVTTSEFQQSVTYKRALEGELAATIGALTGVKTASVRLAIPQETVFAAEKEAPTASVFIETNRGVTLGADQVQAIVHLTSASIEGMKSTDVAVIDSAGTVLSAVGGGPTGGAGKLASDYETRVRDSVQTMLDKVVGAGNATVVVAADVSTESAERTAETFTAPETITSLNESRDTETYTGTGGAGAGVLGPDNIAVPGGTGGDGTYNSESVTRNNAIDKVTETRTIPAGTLSRQSVSVAVNDDVPGTVNIRNLRALVSAAAGIDVARGDTVTVEYMTFDASGAAAAQQALTDAKDAAAGEQLTEIVRTAIIALTALLLIVLAAVLVSRSRRARREAVDEAELEAARQALEVPEHPLMLQAPTVPLELETEVLPVAPDADRTRSEIERLAERDPKKTAEYLRALMDDKASV; this is encoded by the coding sequence ATGCCGCGGCAGGTCACCTCCGCGCTGCAGCGCTTCACCGCAGGTCTGCGCGAATTCACCGTCGCACAGCGCACGATCGCGCTGCTCGCCGTCGCCGTGCTGGTGCTCGGCGTCGCCGGCCTGGGCATCTGGCTCAGCCGGCCGTCATACGCCCCGCTGTTCACCGGCCTGCAGGCCGCCGACGCGAGTGCGATCGTCGAGCAGCTCCAGTCCGACTCCATCCAGTACCAGCTCAGCGATGGCGGCTCCAGCATCCTCGTGCCGCAGGACGACGTCTACGCTCAGCGCCTCAAGGCCGCCGCGGCCGGGCTGCCGAGCTCGAGCAGCGGGGGATACTCGCTGCTCGACAAGATGGGCGTCACCACCTCCGAGTTCCAGCAGTCCGTGACCTACAAGCGGGCCCTCGAGGGCGAGCTCGCCGCGACGATCGGCGCGCTGACCGGCGTGAAGACCGCGTCTGTGCGCCTCGCCATCCCGCAGGAGACCGTCTTCGCCGCCGAGAAGGAGGCGCCGACGGCATCCGTGTTCATTGAGACCAACCGCGGCGTCACGCTCGGCGCAGACCAGGTGCAGGCGATCGTGCACCTCACCTCGGCATCGATCGAGGGCATGAAGTCGACGGACGTCGCCGTGATCGACTCGGCCGGCACCGTGCTCTCCGCCGTCGGCGGCGGCCCGACCGGCGGAGCGGGCAAACTCGCCAGCGACTATGAGACCCGCGTGCGCGACTCCGTGCAGACGATGCTCGACAAGGTCGTCGGCGCCGGAAACGCCACCGTCGTCGTCGCCGCCGACGTCAGCACCGAATCGGCCGAGCGCACCGCTGAGACGTTCACCGCGCCGGAGACGATCACGTCACTGAACGAATCCCGCGACACAGAGACCTACACCGGAACCGGCGGAGCCGGGGCCGGGGTGCTCGGGCCGGACAACATCGCTGTGCCGGGCGGCACGGGCGGCGACGGCACGTACAACTCCGAGTCGGTCACCCGCAACAACGCGATCGACAAGGTCACCGAGACGCGCACGATCCCGGCCGGCACGCTCAGCCGCCAGTCGGTCTCCGTCGCCGTCAACGACGACGTTCCCGGAACCGTGAACATCCGCAACCTGCGGGCGCTCGTCTCGGCCGCGGCCGGCATTGACGTGGCCCGTGGTGACACGGTCACCGTCGAGTACATGACCTTCGACGCCAGTGGGGCAGCCGCGGCACAGCAGGCGCTCACCGACGCCAAGGACGCGGCCGCCGGCGAGCAGCTCACCGAGATCGTGCGGACCGCGATCATCGCCCTCACCGCGCTCCTGCTGATCGTCCTGGCCGCGGTGCTGGTGAGCCGCTCGCGGCGCGCCCGCCGCGAGGCCGTCGACGAGGCAGAACTCGAGGCAGCCCGTCAGGCGCTGGAGGTGCCGGAGCACCCCCTGATGCTGCAGGCCCCGACCGTGCCGCTGGAGCTGGAGACCGAGGTGCTGCCCGTCGCACCGGATGCCGACCGCACCCGCTCCGAGATCGAGCGACTTGCAGAGCGGGACCCCAAGAAGACCGCCGAGTACCTGCGGGCGCTCATGGATGACAAGGCATCGGTATGA